One window of Pyxicephalus adspersus chromosome 4, UCB_Pads_2.0, whole genome shotgun sequence genomic DNA carries:
- the P2RY12 gene encoding P2Y purinoceptor 12, which yields MEYSGFGELPIDFKLHNVTHLAKNFNCSRGSRVNQVLFPILYSIIFIAGTIMNGLAIVVFFQLPSKSNFIIFLKNSVISDSLMIMTFPFKILGDAGLGLWPLKGFACRYSSVVFYFTMYISIIFLGLITIDRYKKTARPFSNSCTKNPRSAKILSAAIWIIMFSLSLPNMILTNKPMGQKTVRNCINLKSDFGRTWHETVNFICQIIFWVNFAVIVVCYLLIAKKLFQSFQRTRKEPEKSRKRVNVKVFIIIGIFFVCFVPYHFARIPYTISQTRDVFLCSAQKTLFYVKESTLFLSSLNACLDPFIYFFLCRSFRISLYTVLKKKRVSLSSSTQLNASRRYDINKAETKI from the exons ATGGAATATTCAG gatTTGGAGAACTCCCAATAGACTTCAAACTACACAATGTTACACATTTAGCTAAGAATTTCAATTGTTCTAGAGGCAGCCGTGTCAACCAAGTTCTTTTTCCTATACTTTATTCCATAATCTTTATTGCTGGAACAATCATGAATGGTTTGGCAATTGTTGTGTTTTTCCAGTTACCAAGTAAATCGAACTTTATCATTTTCTTAAAGAACTCCGTGATTTCTGACTCTCTGATGATTATGACTTTCCCATTCAAGATTCTTGGTGATGCTGGACTTGGACTCTGGCCTTTGAAGGGGTTTGCTTGTCGCTACAGCTCAGTGGTTTTCTATTTTACGATGTACATCAGCATCATTTTTCTTGGTCTTATAACCATAGATcgatataaaaaaactgcaaggccATTCAGTAACTCTTGTACAAAAAACCCTCGTTCTGCCAAGATTTTGTCGGCTGCAATATGGATAATTATGTTCTCCCTTTCCTTACCCAATATGATTTTGACCAACAAGCCAATGGGCCAAAAAACTGTGAGGAACTGTATAAACCTCAAGTCTGATTTTGGCAGAACATGGCACGAAACTGTGAACTTTATATGTCAGATTATATTCTGGGTTAATTTTGCTGTCATAGTAGTATGTTATCTTCTTATTGCCAAAAAGCTTTTCCAGTCCTTCCAAAGAACACGAAAGGAACCAGAGAAATCCAGAAAAAgagtaaatgtaaaagtgttcATTATTATTGGTATATTCTTTGTATGTTTTGTCCCATACCACTTTGCTCGAATCCCATACACAATAAGTCAAACACGGGATGTATTCTTATGTTCAGCTCAGAAAACTCTCTTTTATGTTAAAGAAAGCACGTTATTCCTTTCATCTCTAAATGCATGTCTGGACCCATTTATCTACTTCTTTCTCTGCAGGTCATTCCGAATTTCACTTTATACTGTTCTGAAGAAAAAGCGggtctctctctcctcttctacTCAGCTAAATGCTTCACGGCGATATGACATAAACAAAGCAGAAACTAAAATTTAG